Proteins encoded within one genomic window of Oryza glaberrima chromosome 12, OglaRS2, whole genome shotgun sequence:
- the LOC127757324 gene encoding uncharacterized protein LOC127757324 — protein sequence MSIGKSDSQRVGYGETIEADKSSSDIGEILGKQPPKGSAIDEVRDMFFPYWKSVLSRRLQLKIVPFCQLSRKDLLSAEASTKGTKSMDHPCNPIKSMEILVRWAGPHCQVSPEGCFMGCCFNVPEGV from the exons ATGTCGATTGGCAAGTCAGATTCACAAAGAG TGGGCTATGGGGAAACTATTGAAGCGGACAAGTCATCTTCTGATATAGGCGAA ATCCTGGGAAAGCAACCACCTAAAGGATCAGCCATAGACGAAGTGAGAGATATGTTCTTCCCATACTGGAAATCGGTGTTGTCTCGACGGTTGCAGCTAAAGATAGTTCCATTCTGTCAACTAAGCAGGAAGGACTTGCTAAGTGCTGAAGCGAGCACGAAGGGGACCAAGAGTATGGACCACCCGTGTAACCCAATCAAATCAATGGAAATCTTGGTTCGATGGGCTGGCCCCCATTGTCAAGTGAGTCCAGAAGGATGCTTTATGGGCTGTTGCTTCAATGTCCCGGAAGGTGTTTAA